A portion of the Terriglobales bacterium genome contains these proteins:
- a CDS encoding acetyl-CoA carboxylase carboxyltransferase subunit alpha, whose product MEIIERQIEQLQSVAGENQEARTRLQKLQEQVSTLRQQLHSHMDAWQKTELARHAQRPYTLDYIERIFTDWSEIHGDRFFGDDPALICGIARFHGKEVVVLGHQKGRDIKTRVYRNFGQANPEGYRKSLRVMKFAEKFNRPIFTFIDTPGAYPGLGAEERGQAEAIARSLREMARLKVPIITTITGEGGSGGALAIAVADRILMLENTVYSVISPEGCASIMWRDSTKRDVAAQALRITPKDLMQLGCIDEIISEPPGGAHSDHDAAAMLLNQALQKHFEELQKLPAQQLTENRYQKFRKMAQFFTEE is encoded by the coding sequence TTGGAAATAATTGAACGGCAGATTGAGCAGTTGCAATCTGTCGCAGGCGAAAACCAGGAAGCGCGTACCCGCCTGCAAAAACTCCAGGAACAAGTGAGTACGTTGCGCCAGCAGCTCCATTCCCATATGGACGCCTGGCAGAAGACGGAACTGGCCCGTCATGCGCAACGTCCTTATACGCTCGACTACATTGAGCGCATCTTTACCGACTGGAGTGAAATTCACGGAGACCGTTTTTTCGGCGATGACCCCGCTCTCATCTGCGGCATAGCCCGTTTTCATGGGAAAGAGGTGGTTGTATTGGGCCACCAGAAGGGCCGCGACATCAAGACGCGAGTTTACCGCAACTTTGGCCAGGCCAACCCAGAGGGCTATCGCAAATCTTTGCGGGTGATGAAGTTCGCAGAAAAATTTAACCGCCCTATTTTTACTTTCATCGATACTCCCGGGGCTTATCCCGGCCTCGGCGCCGAAGAGCGCGGACAAGCCGAAGCCATTGCGCGCAGTCTGCGGGAGATGGCGCGGTTGAAAGTCCCTATCATCACCACGATTACGGGTGAGGGAGGAAGCGGCGGCGCGCTGGCCATCGCCGTCGCCGACCGGATCCTGATGCTGGAAAACACGGTTTATTCGGTGATTTCGCCGGAGGGCTGTGCCTCCATCATGTGGCGCGATTCCACCAAGCGCGATGTTGCCGCCCAGGCGCTACGCATCACGCCCAAAGACCTGATGCAGCTCGGCTGCATTGATGAGATCATATCTGAGCCTCCGGGCGGAGCTCACAGCGACCACGATGCCGCCGCCATGCTGCTCAACCAGGCCTTACAGAAACATTTTGAAGAACTGCAGAAACTGCCTGCCCAGCAGCTTACAGAAAATCGTTACCAAAAATTCCGCAAAATGGCGCAGTTCTTCACCGAAGAGTAG
- a CDS encoding 2Fe-2S iron-sulfur cluster-binding protein, translating into MSSHSTPGPLFRPYQKLIRITIKGKEFEIPENNMLLRGFQYLAEENISYGKFCWNEECQYCRVTYDTGEGTQSRQALSCKLMVQEGMRITEIATEIAYCLRELKLNEPKK; encoded by the coding sequence ATGAGCAGCCATAGCACGCCGGGTCCTCTCTTTCGTCCCTACCAGAAGCTGATACGGATCACCATCAAAGGCAAAGAATTTGAGATTCCAGAAAACAACATGCTGTTGCGTGGGTTTCAGTATCTGGCGGAAGAAAATATCTCCTACGGCAAATTCTGCTGGAATGAAGAGTGCCAGTACTGCCGCGTGACCTATGACACCGGCGAAGGCACCCAGAGCCGCCAGGCGCTCTCCTGCAAGCTGATGGTGCAAGAGGGAATGCGAATCACCGAGATTGCTACGGAGATCGCCTATTGCCTGCGGGAGCTGAAGCTGAACGAGCCAAAGAAATAA
- a CDS encoding 2-oxoacid:acceptor oxidoreductase subunit alpha, producing MATSDVGVSEASSPQTTGQKQIVNDLSIQVATVNGSGSQSANTVLLRTIFQMGVPVSGKNLFPSNIAGLPTWYTIRANKNGYIARKKEIDFLIAMNPETAREDVLSLAPGAAVLFDEPLQLDKLRNDLTFYVVPYDKLVAAVCPEAKLRKLVKNMIYVGVAAQLLGLDMQQVEKAIRKQFKKKQKAADLNMNAVKAGYDYAASTLTKSDPYYIEPSNQTQGKIIIDGNAAAALGCMFAGVSVVTWYPITPSSSLVEQLIDYMKRFRIGPDGKATFAIVQAEDELAAVGMVIGAGWAGARSMTSTSGPGISLMAEFAGFGYYTEVPGVIFDVQRVGPSTGLPTRTAQGDVLATAVLSHGDTKHILLFPSTVEECFTLAMDAFDLAEQFQTPVFVLTDLDLGMNNWMSEPFRYPEKPLQRGKVLSKEDLEKLGSFARYKDVDGDGIPYRTLPGTDHPAAAYFTRGSGHNEKAQYSERPDDYQNNLDRLGRKFETARSFVPKPVKVVDGTSEAGIIAYGTTHWAIEESLDQMRNEHKLKADYLRVRAYPFTREVFDFIERHKRIYIVEQNRDAQLLSLLKMELPAAQAAKLRSVLHYNGLPIDARSVTVAISSQEGK from the coding sequence ATGGCAACGAGTGACGTAGGTGTGAGCGAAGCGTCTTCGCCGCAAACTACTGGACAAAAACAGATAGTCAATGATTTAAGTATTCAAGTAGCAACCGTCAACGGCTCCGGTTCGCAATCCGCCAACACAGTTTTGTTGCGCACGATTTTCCAGATGGGCGTGCCCGTCTCAGGAAAGAACCTCTTTCCTTCCAACATTGCAGGGCTGCCGACCTGGTATACCATCCGCGCCAATAAGAACGGCTACATTGCGCGCAAAAAAGAGATTGATTTCCTGATCGCCATGAATCCCGAGACCGCCAGGGAAGACGTTTTGTCCCTTGCTCCGGGTGCTGCCGTGCTGTTCGATGAGCCCCTGCAGCTTGATAAGCTCCGCAATGATTTGACCTTCTACGTCGTGCCATACGACAAGCTCGTGGCCGCGGTCTGTCCGGAAGCCAAGTTGCGCAAGCTGGTCAAGAACATGATCTATGTAGGCGTGGCCGCGCAACTGCTTGGGTTAGACATGCAGCAGGTGGAAAAAGCCATCCGCAAACAGTTCAAGAAGAAACAGAAGGCCGCTGATCTGAACATGAATGCCGTGAAGGCGGGTTACGATTACGCGGCTTCCACGCTGACCAAATCCGATCCGTATTACATCGAGCCATCAAACCAGACGCAGGGAAAGATCATCATTGATGGCAATGCGGCCGCCGCACTGGGATGCATGTTTGCCGGTGTTAGCGTAGTCACCTGGTATCCCATCACGCCTTCGTCTTCGCTGGTCGAGCAACTGATTGATTACATGAAGCGTTTTCGCATTGGCCCCGACGGCAAGGCGACCTTCGCTATCGTGCAGGCCGAAGACGAACTCGCTGCTGTAGGTATGGTAATTGGCGCAGGCTGGGCGGGCGCGCGCTCGATGACCTCGACCTCCGGGCCGGGGATCTCACTCATGGCCGAGTTTGCCGGCTTTGGCTATTACACCGAAGTCCCGGGCGTGATCTTTGATGTGCAACGCGTGGGGCCCTCGACCGGATTGCCTACGCGCACCGCGCAAGGTGATGTGCTGGCAACAGCCGTGCTCTCTCACGGAGACACCAAGCACATTCTCTTATTCCCCAGCACGGTGGAAGAATGCTTCACCCTGGCCATGGACGCCTTCGATCTGGCCGAGCAGTTCCAGACGCCCGTCTTTGTGCTCACCGATCTGGACTTGGGCATGAACAACTGGATGAGCGAACCTTTCCGCTATCCGGAAAAGCCGCTGCAGCGCGGCAAGGTGCTCTCGAAAGAGGACCTGGAAAAGCTGGGAAGTTTTGCCCGTTACAAAGACGTAGATGGCGACGGTATTCCATACCGCACGCTGCCGGGAACCGACCATCCTGCTGCGGCCTACTTTACCCGCGGCAGCGGACACAACGAAAAAGCCCAGTACAGCGAACGGCCCGACGATTATCAGAACAATCTAGACCGCCTGGGCCGCAAGTTTGAGACGGCACGCAGTTTTGTTCCCAAACCGGTCAAGGTGGTGGACGGAACTTCTGAAGCCGGCATTATCGCCTATGGCACAACCCATTGGGCGATCGAAGAGAGCCTGGACCAGATGCGTAATGAGCACAAACTGAAGGCCGATTATCTGCGCGTGCGGGCTTACCCATTCACCCGCGAAGTCTTCGACTTCATTGAGAGACACAAGCGTATTTACATTGTTGAGCAAAATCGTGACGCACAACTGCTGAGCCTGCTCAAGATGGAGCTGCCGGCGGCGCAGGCTGCAAAGCTGCGCAGCGTGCTCCATTACAACGGCCTGCCCATTGACGCCCGCTCGGTCACGGTTGCCATCAGCTCACAGGAGGGCAAATAA
- a CDS encoding 2-oxoacid:ferredoxin oxidoreductase subunit beta yields the protein MATTPTPQKTNHIGLSVLDYKGGKTTLCAGCGHNVISERVIDAMYEMGVRPEGVIKMSGIGCSSKTPAYFMSRSFSFNSVHGRMPSVTTGAMLANHSLLAIGVSGDGDTASIGIGQFIHLMRRNLPVIYIIEDNGVYGLTKGQFSATADIGSKLKTGVINDLPALDTCALAIQAGATFVGRSFSGDKRQLTAMLKAAIAHRGTVMLDIISPCVTFNDHEGSTKSYQYMKEHDEPLHEVSFVPHFENIDVDYDPGTTTDVTMHDGSHLRLRKLHEDYDPSDRVHAVQALMESHAKGEVLTGVFYLDTKKPSFIDLLNLGERPLASLGMKDLRPSPQALQEAMEELR from the coding sequence ATGGCTACGACTCCTACTCCACAAAAGACCAATCACATCGGACTCTCCGTGCTCGACTACAAAGGCGGCAAGACCACGCTGTGCGCCGGCTGCGGCCACAACGTAATCTCGGAGCGCGTGATTGATGCCATGTATGAGATGGGCGTCAGGCCCGAAGGCGTGATCAAGATGTCGGGCATTGGCTGCTCGTCCAAGACGCCGGCCTATTTCATGAGCCGCTCGTTCAGCTTCAACAGCGTCCACGGACGCATGCCATCGGTCACAACCGGCGCTATGCTGGCGAATCATAGCCTTCTGGCCATAGGCGTCAGCGGCGATGGCGACACCGCGTCCATCGGCATAGGACAGTTCATCCACCTCATGCGGCGAAATCTGCCGGTGATTTATATCATTGAAGATAACGGTGTGTACGGGCTTACCAAGGGCCAGTTCTCGGCCACCGCCGATATTGGATCGAAGCTCAAAACGGGTGTGATCAACGATCTTCCCGCCCTGGATACCTGCGCGCTGGCCATTCAGGCGGGCGCGACTTTCGTGGGACGTTCATTTTCCGGCGACAAGCGCCAGCTCACCGCCATGCTGAAGGCCGCCATTGCGCATCGGGGAACGGTGATGCTTGATATCATCTCTCCCTGCGTGACCTTCAACGACCACGAAGGCTCGACCAAGTCTTATCAGTACATGAAGGAGCATGACGAGCCCTTGCATGAGGTCAGCTTCGTGCCCCACTTTGAAAACATTGACGTGGATTATGACCCCGGCACAACCACAGACGTCACCATGCACGATGGTTCCCACTTGCGGCTGCGCAAGCTGCATGAAGACTACGACCCGTCAGACCGTGTGCATGCCGTCCAGGCCCTCATGGAATCGCACGCCAAAGGGGAAGTCCTGACCGGCGTCTTTTACCTGGATACGAAGAAGCCCAGCTTCATTGATCTGTTGAACCTGGGCGAGCGCCCGCTGGCCTCGCTGGGCATGAAAGATCTGCGGCCTTCACCGCAGGCGCTGCAGGAAGCGATGGAAGAGCTGCGGTAA
- a CDS encoding nuclear transport factor 2 family protein, protein MSNTLEVGKKLVELCRQGKAMEAINTLYHPKIVSLEVADNPSGPARMEGLAAIKGKGEWWEKNHEIHSGEVEGPWPNGDRFIVHFKYEVTPKTGPMAGKRLNLDETGLYTVKDGKIIQEEFFYHHGG, encoded by the coding sequence ATGAGCAACACGTTAGAAGTCGGAAAGAAATTGGTTGAATTGTGCCGCCAGGGCAAAGCCATGGAAGCCATCAATACCCTTTACCATCCGAAGATTGTGAGCCTCGAAGTGGCGGATAATCCCTCCGGTCCCGCGCGCATGGAAGGACTGGCAGCGATCAAGGGCAAGGGTGAATGGTGGGAAAAGAACCATGAGATCCATAGCGGCGAAGTCGAAGGACCCTGGCCTAATGGCGACCGCTTCATCGTGCACTTCAAGTACGAAGTGACGCCTAAGACAGGCCCGATGGCCGGCAAACGCCTCAACCTGGATGAAACCGGGCTCTACACAGTCAAAGACGGCAAGATTATCCAGGAGGAATTCTTCTATCACCACGGTGGATAA